A window of Bacteroidales bacterium genomic DNA:
AGACATGCTCCGACAGTTCCTTCGCTGTGATAGTGCGGGAATAGCGTAATAGCAAAGTGTCCTGGGCAAAGAGCAAGTATACTGAAGAATAAAATGTGATGAATATTAATAATCGTTTCATAAAGGCTCGGATTATTATCCAAAACTATAAAAAAACAGGGTGAATGAATCCAGGTATGATGATTCCAGGCATAAATTCTGTGCCTCTCTGTCTAAATCCGGGTAATCTGCGATGATTTCTTTTCACCTAACTACTAACCACTAACTATTCCCTATTTTTACATCAAAATTCAGTAGGTATGAAACGCCTCTTCGTTGCTGTCAAGATCCACCCGTCCAATGAGTTCCTGAAAACCTACAACAGCCTGAAGTCGGGGTTGCGTTTTGCCCAAATTACATGGGTGAAGCCGGAAAGCATCCATGTTACGCTGAAATTCTTCGGTGAAACGATGGAAAACCGTATTCCGGACATCAGCAAAGTATTGCGGGAAGTGGCTGGGCGTCACAAACCGTTTACTTCGGAGCTGGTCAATGTCGGCATCTTTGGCAGCTCTTATAATCCTAAAGTGATCTGGTTCGGGATGGAAAAGGCGGAACCATTGAAAGATCTGGGTGCAGATGTGCTGCAAGCCGCGGAAACGATCGGATGGGAGCATGAACGGCAGAATTTTGTGCCTCA
This region includes:
- the thpR gene encoding RNA 2',3'-cyclic phosphodiesterase, with translation MKRLFVAVKIHPSNEFLKTYNSLKSGLRFAQITWVKPESIHVTLKFFGETMENRIPDISKVLREVAGRHKPFTSELVNVGIFGSSYNPKVIWFGMEKAEPLKDLGADVLQAAETIGWEHERQNFVPHLTIGRIKFIPDKHLFQSVIDEHKKTWMQEVQVGEFHLYESILLREGPVYKVLESYKLRVQSS